The following are encoded in a window of Maylandia zebra isolate NMK-2024a linkage group LG5, Mzebra_GT3a, whole genome shotgun sequence genomic DNA:
- the znf831 gene encoding zinc finger protein 831 isoform X2 — METGKPGLASAPVHISSVTAQAEKRMDVQAPLTAVYIHTVPALPAQPYPQPPAAAPEAATLHLGMPPLYTKETFPILTLHIAGGLQSQPGLSLAAAAPAAKPKSAGKHVCPHCGRDCMKPSVLEKHLRCHTGERPYPCTTCGVSFKTQSNLYKHRRTQAHARLSLESEQSSLDSMSGSRETCTSSLSLEECVEEPGSTEKDSSLSAAESTGPASTPKVCSVKTQRCVQEDNELSLTVQNSKPNGSETVIKESEKLPPSVSRHLPLQRQEATLFSKQWESSVSRGKSQSHESTDSGFSETSDHYPSPGSVLLDHSMDSVAESTKEHLEEPATRRTPTESDHGRQESKDSAREQEQKALEERISKLISDNTAVVEDKQLENVRPRKTVLSKQGSIDLPMPYTYKDSFHFDMKLGQTQNVLSQRNKKPGIYSSVPTQRSSTMDHAPLTRSNSLPFSVTLLQPERSSPTSSNQRDYVTLVRRGSSGQINPTGFTIKPANQQSSTHRPLVRQTAVDCNHATDGLIRNSSVEEAWSSSLSCDGDGGDICGEPSNRKFRRKKAQKFAYNKWYMYGGGTFKKLYNAEKSSDNSVIKGRKCSANPEHEPVQGLQKRAPLAVTTTGSTSNGTTVGPPANLSFVPAVDFNLQTNSLNSSCLALKAPLRRNLSLSVLPLPSIGSLVSHKTDCVNRPEAGRLMNEDKKHSVSTSQLCGAHIPSDRKKLRTDDKIICPLQMETDPNTMLAHPTPSVTQQEANLSYINLKNNPQHTPLKGPLFKSGIINANTTSVSTSATASSPPAAKNSFLPKYQLKLPNVAEPDLTFSPQVVDKPPGTEAHTFTSVLSSPHIERSVTSVTTSVKNCKDPTASQLGLTCDLKKTNAFSSAQDQLVSTVCHAATSRLSQNLPGSVAVVHKQFAATTITTSCLQDYQAGLCSTLIQPSKCTTSAQQPRPVAPAVSTLTVTTASSQTSATAVKAASYDQSNPPLSHIQLSAQSNLLNPVSVPHVSTNTPVVPCHIVPFDQVQPAAQNVFHVHTADLQICLQIISDEQLALIEPQIERLSGTSVSQRQDAEGGTLEGVQSKTLGSFAAESNSEAKESAQPRQQMDKNESFPALTTERIMTSVPLQFGKAEPSSHLAQQSTSTQAAASAESLPPPLHPHKNSHVNMVTETQSTAGDVMSTSALLGGVKSGRRQTSVEEQTLSLNRCAEEQVLLDRRVSQGATVLQALSGQHKLSRSSPCSSTENHNNLKSELLCKEGQHKLNNQGDSCNVSIMKTKGKASEYKGSRLESGEHCSHSPSPACSDKHSGSVSSLSVNKSKAVGQPNPQASIYCSNQVEPTISETLNPSKDTNMGCDRVGSVGDSKTLLEITPHGSQDVISSRHSEKRPTHFASASSNIQVDRCKDNTSVCASIQSQTAGLMEGASLARCAAQKELQMQEHVRTPGQPDSTDWKQKQSQGAEEKNHQCLGERGDSGVTGEEEENRGIKADKAPGLWAESDCRSTVLSKAEEEDQKVKNDSFKNPWPPEEHLQHVSQMHSGMSEYPQLSCQQALNTSSNLNIPACSIQTTLFTSPKLPLEINHSYHSQHNWQSGVTHNQPTQVLPEFNSSRHISAGAQLSQTQHIFSRTEPTIQQTFSVPDQKQTSVSLTIQQGNSTAGNSSTTISSCKKFNLTGHQNSNVGTLPSTHADQVSQACRVVTGARGDIQPSKMYHDTGSPCKPFLYADEKHDTTASDSGRADITSKYHSFYLAGPLHGYQSAECLNSGVRPVQSCQEYTEDTSSSDDEGKLIIEL, encoded by the exons ATGGAGACTGGCAAGCCAGGATTGGCGAGTGCTCCAGTGCACATCAGCTCCGTCACAGCGCAGGCAGAGAAAAGGATGGATGTCCAGGCTCCCCTGACGGCTGTTTACATCCACACAGTACCTGCGCTGCCCGCGCAGCCTTACCCTCAGCCGCCTGCAGCTGCTCCAGAAGCAGCCACACTCCATCTGGGCATGCCGCCGCTCTACACCAAGGAGACATTTCCCATCCTCACGCTCCATATTGCTGGTGGGTTGCAGTCTCAGCCGGGATTGAGCCTGGCAGCTGCTGCTCCCGCAGCCAAACCCAAGTCTGCAGGAAAGCACGTGTGTCCTCACTGCGGACGGGACTGCATGAAGCCCAGCGTGCTGGAGAAGCATCTGCGCTGCCACACGGGGGAGCGGCCCTACCCCTGCACCACTTGTGGAGTTTCATTTAAGACTCAGAGCAACCTCTACAAACACAGACGTACCCAGGCACATGCACGCCTTTCACTGGagtcagagcagagcagcttaGACAGCATGTCTGGCTCAAGAGAGACTTGCACTTCCAGTTTGTCTCTGGAGGAATGCGTCGAAGAGCCAGGCAGCACAGAGAAGGACTCCTCACTATCTGCTGCTGAAAGCACCGGTCCAGCCAGTACTCCAAAGGTCTGCTCTGTGAAGACACAGCGCTGTGTGCAGGAAGACAACGAGCTGAGCCTCACAGTTCAAAACTCAAAACCAAATGGAAGCGAAACGGTAATAAAGGAAAGTGAAAAGCTTCCACCGAGTGTTAGTAGACACCTTCCCCTTCAGAGACAAGAGGCCACGCTGTTTTCCAAACAGTGGGAAAGCTCAGTGTCAAGAGGGAAATCGCAGAGTCACGAGAGCACAGACTCTGGCTTCAGCGAGACTAGTGACCACTATCCAAGCCCTGGCAGTGTTTTGCTCGATCACAGTATGGATTCAGTCGCAGAATCCACCAAAGAGCATCTTGAAGAACCCGCCACCAGGCGCACACCTACAGAATCAGATCACGGCAGACAGGAGTCCAAAGACTCTGCCAGGGAGCAGGAGCAGAAGGCCCTAGAGGAGCGCATATCTAAGCTGATATCAGACAATACAGCTGTTGTGGAGGACAAACAGCTGGAGAACGTGAGGCCACGCAAGACCGTTTTATCAAAGCAGGGAAGCATCGACCTTCCCATGCCATACACGTACAAGGATTCGTTTCACTTTGACATGAAATTAGGTCAGACTCAGAATGTTTTGTCACAAAGAAACAAGAAGCCAGGGATTTACAGCTCTGTGCCCACTCAGCGCTCCTCCACCATGGACCATGCCCCCTTGACTCGCAGCAATTCCCTCCCCTTCAGTGTCACCCTCCTGCAGCCCGAGAGAAGCAGCCCAACCTCCTCCAATCAGAGGGATTATGTAACGCTAGTCCGAAGGGGAAGCTCTGGCCAGATCAACCCAACAGGTTTCACGATCAAGCCTGCGAACCAGCAATCATCCACCCACCGCCCACTGGTCCGGCAGACAGCCGTAGACTGCAACCACGCAACAGACGGTCTCATCAGGAATTCATCTGTGGAGGAGGCGTGGAGCAGCAGCCTCAGTTGTGACGGGGATGGCGGTGACATTTGTGGAGAACCGAGCAACAGAAAGTTCCGGAGGAAGAAAGCGCAGAAGTTCGCCTACAACAAGTGGTACATGTACGGGGGTGGAACATTTAAAAAGCTATACAATGCTGAGAAAAGTAGCGATAACAGTGTTATCAAAGGCAGGAAATGTTCAGCAAACCCTGAGCATGAGCCTGTTCAGGGTCTGCAGAAAAGGGCACCGCTGGCAGTAACGACAACAGGTTCGACAAGCAACGGTACCACAGTTGGCCCTCCTGCCAATCTCTCCTTTGTCCCTGCTGTGGATTTTAATCTACAAACTAACTCGCTTAATTCATCATGCCTCGCTCTCAAAGCTCCACTCAGGAGGAATCTGTCTTTGTCAGTACTGCCATTACCTTCTATCGGCTCACTGGTTAGTCACAAAACAGACTGTGTGAACAGACCAGAAGCTGGGAGACTGATGAACGAAGACAAAAAACATAGTGTTTCCACATCGCAGCTGTGCGGAGCCCATATTCCTTCAGACAGGAAAAAGCTGAGAACTGATGACAAAATAATTTGCCCTCTGCAGATGGAGACTGACCCAAACACAATGCTTGCTCATCCCACACCCTCTGTCACTCAGCAGGAAGCGAACCTCTCTTACATCAATCTTAAAAACAATCCACAACATACTCCGCTCAAAGGGCCTCTATTCAAGTCGGGCATAATCAATGCAAACACAACCTCTGTTAGCACCTCAGCAACTGCTTCTAGTCCCCCTGCTGCAAAGAACAGCTTCCTGCCCAAGTACCAACTCAAGTTACCCAATGTTGCTGAACCTGATTTAACTTTTTCACCACAAGTTGTGGATAAACCACCAGGAACTGAAGCCCACACTTTCACCTCAGTTCTGTCATCTCCTCACATCGAGCGCAGCGTGACCTCGGTCACAACGAGTGTAAAGAACTGCAAAGACCCCACAGCTTCACAGCTGGGGCTAACTTGTGATCTTAAGAAGACGAATGCTTTCAGCTCCGCGCAGGACCAGCTTGTCTCAACAGTTTGTCATGCTGCAACATCACGACTCAGTCAGAATTTGCCAGGCAGCGTAGCTGTAGTGCACAAACAATTTGCAGCAACCACAATAACCACAAGCTGCCTGCAAGATTATCAGGCAGGATTATGCAGCACTTTGATCCAGCCTTCGAAATGTACGACGTCTGCACAGCAACCCAGACCTGTTGCACCTGCTGTTTCTACACTTACCGTAACCACAGCGAGCAGTCAGACATCTGCCACTGCCGTTAAAGCTGCGTCATATGATCAGTCTAACCCTCCACTCTCTCACATACAACTCTCAGCACAATCAAACCTGCTGAATCCTGTTAGCGTACCACACGTTAGCACAAACACCCCCGTGGTGCCTTGTCACATTGTACCGTTTGACCAGGTACAGCCAGCTGCTCAGAACGTGTTCCATGTGCACACAGCAGACCTCCAGATCTGCCTCCAGATCATATCTGATGAGCAGTTAGCCCTCATCGAACCCCAGATAGAGCGTCTATCGGGTACCAGTGTCTCCCAGAGACAGGACGCTGAAGGTGGGACCTTAGAAGGTGTCCAAAGCAAAACTCTGGGCTCTTTTGCTGCTGAAAGCAACAGTGAGGCAAAAGAGAGTGCACAACCCAGACAACAAATGGACAAAAATGAGTCTTTCCCTGCACTTACCACTGAGAGAATAATGACTTCTGTGCCTTTGCAATTTGGGAAAGCAGAGCCAAGTTCCCACCTGGCTCAGCAAAGCACTTCCACTCAGGCTGCAGCATCAGCTGAATCTCTCCCTCCGCCACTACACCCACACAAAAACAGTCATGTAAACATGGTCACAGAGACTCAGAGCACTGCGGGTGATGTAATGTCAACTTCTGCTCTGCTTGGAGGTGTAAAGTCAGGAAGACGACAAACTTCAGTGGAGGAACAGACTCTCTCTCTGAACCGCTGTGCTGAGGAGCAGGTTTTGCTGGACCGGAGGGTCAGCCAAGGTGCAACCGTCTTGCAAGCTCTCTCTGGCCAACACAAGCTCAGCAGGAGCTCTCCCTGTTCCAGCACAGAAAATCACAATAACTTGAAAAGTGAACTGCTGTGCAAAGAAGGCCAACATAAGCTTAATAATCAGGGCGACTCATGTAATGTCAGCATAATGAAAACTAAGGGCAAGGCCTCCGAATACAAAGGAAGCAGGTTAGAAAGTGGAGAGCACTGCAGCCATTCTCCCTCTCCTGCATGCTCTGATAAACATTCTGGGTCGGTCTCTTCACTTTCTGTCAATAAAAGCAAAGCTGTGGGACAGCCAAACCCACAAGCATCCATCTACTGCAGTAATCAAGTGGAGCCCACAATATCTGAGACTTTGAATCCATCCAAAGATACAAACATGGGATGTGACAGAGTCGGATCTGTAGGTGATTCCAAAACTTTATTGGAAATCACCCCTCATGGATCACAGGATGTAATCAGCTCACGCCACTCAGAAAAAAGACCGACTCACTTTGCTTCAGCGTCCTCGAACATCCAGGTGGACAGATGCAAAGacaacacatctgtgtgtgcaAGTATTCAGAGCCAGACAGCAG GGCTTATGGAGGGAGCCTCCCTGGCGAGGTGTGCAGCCCAGAAGGAGCTGCAGATGCAGGAACATGTAAGGACTCCCGGGCAGCCAGACAGTACAGACtggaagcagaagcagagcCAAGGGGCTGAAGAGAAAAACCACCAATGTCTGGGAGAGCGAGGTGACAGTGGGGTGacgggagaggaggaggagaacagAGGAATCAAAGCAGACAAAGCTCCAGGACTGTGGGCCGAGTCAGACTGCAGATCCACAGTTTTATCAAAGGCAGAG GAAGAAGATCAAAAGGTCAAGAATGATTCTTTTAAAAACCCTTGGCCACCCGAGGAACACCTTCAGCATGTTTCCCAGATGCACTCAGGAATGTCTGAATACCCCCAACTGAGCTGTCAGCAAGCGTTGAATACATCGAGTAATCTCAACATACCTGCGTGCAGCATTCAGACGACCCTTTTCACTTCTCCAAAACTCCCTCTGGAAATTAACCACTCGTATCACTCGCAACACAACTGGCAAAGCGGTGTCACTCATAACCAACCAACACAGGTCTTACCTGAATTCAATTCAAGTCGACATATCAGTGCAGGAGCTCAGTTATCACAAACACAACATATTTTTTCAAGAACTGAGCCCACTATTCAACAAACTTTCTCAGTCCCAGACCAAAAGCAAACCAGCGTCAGTCTGACCATTCAACAAGGAAATAGCACTGCAGGTAACAGCAGCACAACAATAAGCAGCTGTAAGAAGTTCAACTTAACAGGTCACCAAAACTCTAATGTTGGGACATTACCCTCCACACATGCCGATCAAGTTTCTCAAGCCTGTAGAGTTGTTACTGGAGCTAGAGGAGACATCCAACCATCAAAGATGTATCACGATACTGGGTCTCCATGCAAGCCATTTCTATACGCTGACGAGAAGCATGACACTACAGCCAGTGACTCTGGAAGAGCTGACATTACCAGCAAATATCATTCTTTTTACTTGGCTGGCCCACTTCATGGCTACCAGTCTGCTGAGTGTCTGAACAGTGGAGTGAGGCCTGTGCAGAGCTGCCAGGAGTATACAGAAGACACGAGCAGCAGTGACGATGAAGGAAAGCTTATCATTGAACTTTAA
- the znf831 gene encoding zinc finger protein 831 isoform X1 — protein sequence MQTVLILQVIRDLPLVHHDSSSVTMETGKPGLASAPVHISSVTAQAEKRMDVQAPLTAVYIHTVPALPAQPYPQPPAAAPEAATLHLGMPPLYTKETFPILTLHIAGGLQSQPGLSLAAAAPAAKPKSAGKHVCPHCGRDCMKPSVLEKHLRCHTGERPYPCTTCGVSFKTQSNLYKHRRTQAHARLSLESEQSSLDSMSGSRETCTSSLSLEECVEEPGSTEKDSSLSAAESTGPASTPKVCSVKTQRCVQEDNELSLTVQNSKPNGSETVIKESEKLPPSVSRHLPLQRQEATLFSKQWESSVSRGKSQSHESTDSGFSETSDHYPSPGSVLLDHSMDSVAESTKEHLEEPATRRTPTESDHGRQESKDSAREQEQKALEERISKLISDNTAVVEDKQLENVRPRKTVLSKQGSIDLPMPYTYKDSFHFDMKLGQTQNVLSQRNKKPGIYSSVPTQRSSTMDHAPLTRSNSLPFSVTLLQPERSSPTSSNQRDYVTLVRRGSSGQINPTGFTIKPANQQSSTHRPLVRQTAVDCNHATDGLIRNSSVEEAWSSSLSCDGDGGDICGEPSNRKFRRKKAQKFAYNKWYMYGGGTFKKLYNAEKSSDNSVIKGRKCSANPEHEPVQGLQKRAPLAVTTTGSTSNGTTVGPPANLSFVPAVDFNLQTNSLNSSCLALKAPLRRNLSLSVLPLPSIGSLVSHKTDCVNRPEAGRLMNEDKKHSVSTSQLCGAHIPSDRKKLRTDDKIICPLQMETDPNTMLAHPTPSVTQQEANLSYINLKNNPQHTPLKGPLFKSGIINANTTSVSTSATASSPPAAKNSFLPKYQLKLPNVAEPDLTFSPQVVDKPPGTEAHTFTSVLSSPHIERSVTSVTTSVKNCKDPTASQLGLTCDLKKTNAFSSAQDQLVSTVCHAATSRLSQNLPGSVAVVHKQFAATTITTSCLQDYQAGLCSTLIQPSKCTTSAQQPRPVAPAVSTLTVTTASSQTSATAVKAASYDQSNPPLSHIQLSAQSNLLNPVSVPHVSTNTPVVPCHIVPFDQVQPAAQNVFHVHTADLQICLQIISDEQLALIEPQIERLSGTSVSQRQDAEGGTLEGVQSKTLGSFAAESNSEAKESAQPRQQMDKNESFPALTTERIMTSVPLQFGKAEPSSHLAQQSTSTQAAASAESLPPPLHPHKNSHVNMVTETQSTAGDVMSTSALLGGVKSGRRQTSVEEQTLSLNRCAEEQVLLDRRVSQGATVLQALSGQHKLSRSSPCSSTENHNNLKSELLCKEGQHKLNNQGDSCNVSIMKTKGKASEYKGSRLESGEHCSHSPSPACSDKHSGSVSSLSVNKSKAVGQPNPQASIYCSNQVEPTISETLNPSKDTNMGCDRVGSVGDSKTLLEITPHGSQDVISSRHSEKRPTHFASASSNIQVDRCKDNTSVCASIQSQTAGLMEGASLARCAAQKELQMQEHVRTPGQPDSTDWKQKQSQGAEEKNHQCLGERGDSGVTGEEEENRGIKADKAPGLWAESDCRSTVLSKAEEEDQKVKNDSFKNPWPPEEHLQHVSQMHSGMSEYPQLSCQQALNTSSNLNIPACSIQTTLFTSPKLPLEINHSYHSQHNWQSGVTHNQPTQVLPEFNSSRHISAGAQLSQTQHIFSRTEPTIQQTFSVPDQKQTSVSLTIQQGNSTAGNSSTTISSCKKFNLTGHQNSNVGTLPSTHADQVSQACRVVTGARGDIQPSKMYHDTGSPCKPFLYADEKHDTTASDSGRADITSKYHSFYLAGPLHGYQSAECLNSGVRPVQSCQEYTEDTSSSDDEGKLIIEL from the exons ATGCAAACTGTTCTTATCTTACAGGTAATTAGAGACCTGCCACTGGTACATCACGACAGCAGCAGTGTTACCATGGAGACTGGCAAGCCAGGATTGGCGAGTGCTCCAGTGCACATCAGCTCCGTCACAGCGCAGGCAGAGAAAAGGATGGATGTCCAGGCTCCCCTGACGGCTGTTTACATCCACACAGTACCTGCGCTGCCCGCGCAGCCTTACCCTCAGCCGCCTGCAGCTGCTCCAGAAGCAGCCACACTCCATCTGGGCATGCCGCCGCTCTACACCAAGGAGACATTTCCCATCCTCACGCTCCATATTGCTGGTGGGTTGCAGTCTCAGCCGGGATTGAGCCTGGCAGCTGCTGCTCCCGCAGCCAAACCCAAGTCTGCAGGAAAGCACGTGTGTCCTCACTGCGGACGGGACTGCATGAAGCCCAGCGTGCTGGAGAAGCATCTGCGCTGCCACACGGGGGAGCGGCCCTACCCCTGCACCACTTGTGGAGTTTCATTTAAGACTCAGAGCAACCTCTACAAACACAGACGTACCCAGGCACATGCACGCCTTTCACTGGagtcagagcagagcagcttaGACAGCATGTCTGGCTCAAGAGAGACTTGCACTTCCAGTTTGTCTCTGGAGGAATGCGTCGAAGAGCCAGGCAGCACAGAGAAGGACTCCTCACTATCTGCTGCTGAAAGCACCGGTCCAGCCAGTACTCCAAAGGTCTGCTCTGTGAAGACACAGCGCTGTGTGCAGGAAGACAACGAGCTGAGCCTCACAGTTCAAAACTCAAAACCAAATGGAAGCGAAACGGTAATAAAGGAAAGTGAAAAGCTTCCACCGAGTGTTAGTAGACACCTTCCCCTTCAGAGACAAGAGGCCACGCTGTTTTCCAAACAGTGGGAAAGCTCAGTGTCAAGAGGGAAATCGCAGAGTCACGAGAGCACAGACTCTGGCTTCAGCGAGACTAGTGACCACTATCCAAGCCCTGGCAGTGTTTTGCTCGATCACAGTATGGATTCAGTCGCAGAATCCACCAAAGAGCATCTTGAAGAACCCGCCACCAGGCGCACACCTACAGAATCAGATCACGGCAGACAGGAGTCCAAAGACTCTGCCAGGGAGCAGGAGCAGAAGGCCCTAGAGGAGCGCATATCTAAGCTGATATCAGACAATACAGCTGTTGTGGAGGACAAACAGCTGGAGAACGTGAGGCCACGCAAGACCGTTTTATCAAAGCAGGGAAGCATCGACCTTCCCATGCCATACACGTACAAGGATTCGTTTCACTTTGACATGAAATTAGGTCAGACTCAGAATGTTTTGTCACAAAGAAACAAGAAGCCAGGGATTTACAGCTCTGTGCCCACTCAGCGCTCCTCCACCATGGACCATGCCCCCTTGACTCGCAGCAATTCCCTCCCCTTCAGTGTCACCCTCCTGCAGCCCGAGAGAAGCAGCCCAACCTCCTCCAATCAGAGGGATTATGTAACGCTAGTCCGAAGGGGAAGCTCTGGCCAGATCAACCCAACAGGTTTCACGATCAAGCCTGCGAACCAGCAATCATCCACCCACCGCCCACTGGTCCGGCAGACAGCCGTAGACTGCAACCACGCAACAGACGGTCTCATCAGGAATTCATCTGTGGAGGAGGCGTGGAGCAGCAGCCTCAGTTGTGACGGGGATGGCGGTGACATTTGTGGAGAACCGAGCAACAGAAAGTTCCGGAGGAAGAAAGCGCAGAAGTTCGCCTACAACAAGTGGTACATGTACGGGGGTGGAACATTTAAAAAGCTATACAATGCTGAGAAAAGTAGCGATAACAGTGTTATCAAAGGCAGGAAATGTTCAGCAAACCCTGAGCATGAGCCTGTTCAGGGTCTGCAGAAAAGGGCACCGCTGGCAGTAACGACAACAGGTTCGACAAGCAACGGTACCACAGTTGGCCCTCCTGCCAATCTCTCCTTTGTCCCTGCTGTGGATTTTAATCTACAAACTAACTCGCTTAATTCATCATGCCTCGCTCTCAAAGCTCCACTCAGGAGGAATCTGTCTTTGTCAGTACTGCCATTACCTTCTATCGGCTCACTGGTTAGTCACAAAACAGACTGTGTGAACAGACCAGAAGCTGGGAGACTGATGAACGAAGACAAAAAACATAGTGTTTCCACATCGCAGCTGTGCGGAGCCCATATTCCTTCAGACAGGAAAAAGCTGAGAACTGATGACAAAATAATTTGCCCTCTGCAGATGGAGACTGACCCAAACACAATGCTTGCTCATCCCACACCCTCTGTCACTCAGCAGGAAGCGAACCTCTCTTACATCAATCTTAAAAACAATCCACAACATACTCCGCTCAAAGGGCCTCTATTCAAGTCGGGCATAATCAATGCAAACACAACCTCTGTTAGCACCTCAGCAACTGCTTCTAGTCCCCCTGCTGCAAAGAACAGCTTCCTGCCCAAGTACCAACTCAAGTTACCCAATGTTGCTGAACCTGATTTAACTTTTTCACCACAAGTTGTGGATAAACCACCAGGAACTGAAGCCCACACTTTCACCTCAGTTCTGTCATCTCCTCACATCGAGCGCAGCGTGACCTCGGTCACAACGAGTGTAAAGAACTGCAAAGACCCCACAGCTTCACAGCTGGGGCTAACTTGTGATCTTAAGAAGACGAATGCTTTCAGCTCCGCGCAGGACCAGCTTGTCTCAACAGTTTGTCATGCTGCAACATCACGACTCAGTCAGAATTTGCCAGGCAGCGTAGCTGTAGTGCACAAACAATTTGCAGCAACCACAATAACCACAAGCTGCCTGCAAGATTATCAGGCAGGATTATGCAGCACTTTGATCCAGCCTTCGAAATGTACGACGTCTGCACAGCAACCCAGACCTGTTGCACCTGCTGTTTCTACACTTACCGTAACCACAGCGAGCAGTCAGACATCTGCCACTGCCGTTAAAGCTGCGTCATATGATCAGTCTAACCCTCCACTCTCTCACATACAACTCTCAGCACAATCAAACCTGCTGAATCCTGTTAGCGTACCACACGTTAGCACAAACACCCCCGTGGTGCCTTGTCACATTGTACCGTTTGACCAGGTACAGCCAGCTGCTCAGAACGTGTTCCATGTGCACACAGCAGACCTCCAGATCTGCCTCCAGATCATATCTGATGAGCAGTTAGCCCTCATCGAACCCCAGATAGAGCGTCTATCGGGTACCAGTGTCTCCCAGAGACAGGACGCTGAAGGTGGGACCTTAGAAGGTGTCCAAAGCAAAACTCTGGGCTCTTTTGCTGCTGAAAGCAACAGTGAGGCAAAAGAGAGTGCACAACCCAGACAACAAATGGACAAAAATGAGTCTTTCCCTGCACTTACCACTGAGAGAATAATGACTTCTGTGCCTTTGCAATTTGGGAAAGCAGAGCCAAGTTCCCACCTGGCTCAGCAAAGCACTTCCACTCAGGCTGCAGCATCAGCTGAATCTCTCCCTCCGCCACTACACCCACACAAAAACAGTCATGTAAACATGGTCACAGAGACTCAGAGCACTGCGGGTGATGTAATGTCAACTTCTGCTCTGCTTGGAGGTGTAAAGTCAGGAAGACGACAAACTTCAGTGGAGGAACAGACTCTCTCTCTGAACCGCTGTGCTGAGGAGCAGGTTTTGCTGGACCGGAGGGTCAGCCAAGGTGCAACCGTCTTGCAAGCTCTCTCTGGCCAACACAAGCTCAGCAGGAGCTCTCCCTGTTCCAGCACAGAAAATCACAATAACTTGAAAAGTGAACTGCTGTGCAAAGAAGGCCAACATAAGCTTAATAATCAGGGCGACTCATGTAATGTCAGCATAATGAAAACTAAGGGCAAGGCCTCCGAATACAAAGGAAGCAGGTTAGAAAGTGGAGAGCACTGCAGCCATTCTCCCTCTCCTGCATGCTCTGATAAACATTCTGGGTCGGTCTCTTCACTTTCTGTCAATAAAAGCAAAGCTGTGGGACAGCCAAACCCACAAGCATCCATCTACTGCAGTAATCAAGTGGAGCCCACAATATCTGAGACTTTGAATCCATCCAAAGATACAAACATGGGATGTGACAGAGTCGGATCTGTAGGTGATTCCAAAACTTTATTGGAAATCACCCCTCATGGATCACAGGATGTAATCAGCTCACGCCACTCAGAAAAAAGACCGACTCACTTTGCTTCAGCGTCCTCGAACATCCAGGTGGACAGATGCAAAGacaacacatctgtgtgtgcaAGTATTCAGAGCCAGACAGCAG GGCTTATGGAGGGAGCCTCCCTGGCGAGGTGTGCAGCCCAGAAGGAGCTGCAGATGCAGGAACATGTAAGGACTCCCGGGCAGCCAGACAGTACAGACtggaagcagaagcagagcCAAGGGGCTGAAGAGAAAAACCACCAATGTCTGGGAGAGCGAGGTGACAGTGGGGTGacgggagaggaggaggagaacagAGGAATCAAAGCAGACAAAGCTCCAGGACTGTGGGCCGAGTCAGACTGCAGATCCACAGTTTTATCAAAGGCAGAG GAAGAAGATCAAAAGGTCAAGAATGATTCTTTTAAAAACCCTTGGCCACCCGAGGAACACCTTCAGCATGTTTCCCAGATGCACTCAGGAATGTCTGAATACCCCCAACTGAGCTGTCAGCAAGCGTTGAATACATCGAGTAATCTCAACATACCTGCGTGCAGCATTCAGACGACCCTTTTCACTTCTCCAAAACTCCCTCTGGAAATTAACCACTCGTATCACTCGCAACACAACTGGCAAAGCGGTGTCACTCATAACCAACCAACACAGGTCTTACCTGAATTCAATTCAAGTCGACATATCAGTGCAGGAGCTCAGTTATCACAAACACAACATATTTTTTCAAGAACTGAGCCCACTATTCAACAAACTTTCTCAGTCCCAGACCAAAAGCAAACCAGCGTCAGTCTGACCATTCAACAAGGAAATAGCACTGCAGGTAACAGCAGCACAACAATAAGCAGCTGTAAGAAGTTCAACTTAACAGGTCACCAAAACTCTAATGTTGGGACATTACCCTCCACACATGCCGATCAAGTTTCTCAAGCCTGTAGAGTTGTTACTGGAGCTAGAGGAGACATCCAACCATCAAAGATGTATCACGATACTGGGTCTCCATGCAAGCCATTTCTATACGCTGACGAGAAGCATGACACTACAGCCAGTGACTCTGGAAGAGCTGACATTACCAGCAAATATCATTCTTTTTACTTGGCTGGCCCACTTCATGGCTACCAGTCTGCTGAGTGTCTGAACAGTGGAGTGAGGCCTGTGCAGAGCTGCCAGGAGTATACAGAAGACACGAGCAGCAGTGACGATGAAGGAAAGCTTATCATTGAACTTTAA